From the Oryza glaberrima chromosome 5, OglaRS2, whole genome shotgun sequence genome, one window contains:
- the LOC127773777 gene encoding glutamate--cysteine ligase A, chloroplastic has translation MAVASRLAVARVAPDGGAAGRRRRRGRPVVAVPTAGRGQGGAVAASPPTEEAVQMTEPLTKEDLVAYLVSGCKPKENRRIGTEHEKFGFEVDTLRPIKYDQIRDILNGLAERFDWDKIVEENNVIGLKQGKQSISLEPGGQFELSGAPLETLHQTCAEVNSHLYQVKAVGEEMGIGFLGIGFQPKWALSDIPIMPKGRYEIMRNYMPKVGSLGLDMMFRTCTVQVNLDFSSEQDMIRKFRAGLALQPIATAIFANSPFKEGKPNGYLSLRSHIWTDTDNNRSGMLPFVFDDSFGFERYVDYALDVPMYFVYRNKKYIDCTGMSFRDFMAGKLSQAPGELPTLNDWENHLTTIFPEVRLKRYLEMRGADGGPWRRLCALPAFWVGLLYDEESLQSISDMTSDWTNEEREMLRRKVPVTGLKTPFRDGYVRDLAEEILQLSKNGLERRGYKEVGFLREVDAVISSGVTPAERLLNLYETKWQRSVDPVFQELLY, from the exons ATGGCGGTGGCGTCGCGGCTCGCGGTGGCGCGGGTGGCGCCGGACGGGGgtgcggcggggaggaggaggaggagggggcggccggtGGTCGCGGTCCCGACGGCGGGGAGGGGGCAAGGTGGGGCCGTGGCGGCGAGCCCAccgacggaggaggcggtgcaGATGACGGAGCCGCTCACCAAGGAGGACCTCGTGGCCTACCTCGTCTCCGGGTGCAAGCCCAAGGAGAACCGgag AATTGGCACAGAACATGAGAAGTTCGGTTTTGAAGTTGATACATTGCGTCCTATAAAGTACGATCAGATCCGTGACATCCTGAATGGACTTGCTGAGAGATTTGATTGGGACAAGATAGTTGAAGAAAATAATGTTATCGGTCTCAAGCAG GGAAAACAAAGCATTTCACTAGAACCTGGCGGTCAGTTTGAACTTAGTGGTGCTCCTCTTGAAACATTACATCAAACCTGTGCTGAGGTTAATTCACATCTTTACCAG GTCAAAGCAGTTGGAGAGGAAATGGGGATTGGATTTCTCGGAATTGGTTTTCAGCCAAAGTGGGCACTGAGTGACATACCAATAATGCCCAAG GGAAGGTACGAAATTATGAGGAATTACATGCCTAAAGTTGGCTCTCTTGGGCTTGATATGATGTTCCGAACATGCACTGTTCAG GTTAATCTTGACTTCAGTTCAGAGCAAGATATGATAAGGAAATTCCGTGCTGGTCTTGCATTACAGCCT ATTGCAACAGCAATATTTGCTAATTCTCCCTTCAAAGAAGGAAAACCAAATGGGTATCTTAGCTTAAGAAG CCATATTTGGACTGATACTGACAACAACCGCTCAGGGATGCTTCCTTTTGTGTTCGATGACTCATTTGG ATTTGAGCGATATGTGGACTACGCATTAGATGTCCCGATGTATTTTGTCTATCGTAATAAGAAGTACATTGACTGTACTGGAATGTCATTTCGG GATTTTATGGCAGGAAAACTCTCACAAGCTCCGGGGGAGCTGCCTACTTTGAATGACTGGGAGAaccatctaacaacaatatttCCTGAG GTTAGGCTGAAGCGATATCTAGAGATGAGAGGTGCTGATGGTGGCCCATGGAGGAGATTGTGTGCTTTGCCAGCATTTTGG GTTGGGCTGTTGTATGATGAGGAATCACTGCAAAGTATTTCGGACATGACCTCTGATTGGACAAATGAAGAAAGAGAAATGCTAAGGCGAAAG GTACCTGTAACCGGTTTGAAGACACCCTTCCGGGATGGATATGTAAGAGATCTAGCTGAAGAAATTCTGCAGTTGTCTAAG AATGGATTAGAAAGAAGAGGGTACAAGGAGGTTGGTTTCTTAAGAGAGGTTGATGCAGTGATCAGTTCAG GAGTGACCCCAGCTGAGAGGCTGCTCAATTTGTACGAGACGAAGTGGCAACGCAGCGTCGATCCTGTCTTCCAGGAGTTGTTATACTGA
- the LOC127773779 gene encoding acetylornithine aminotransferase, mitochondrial-like, with the protein MNSLQSFLALNPPAAAALGIGGTRLRPSRVTACLATPTPTPTPTPPPPTSAPLAPAARRELSAASRAVVEDEARYIVGTYNRSRVVLVAGRGCKLYDADGREYLDMAAGIAVNALGHADPDWVAAVSAQAATLVHASNVQYTVPQVALAKRLVEASFADRVFFANTGTEANEAAIKFARKYQRVARPDGDAPTEFMSFTNCFHGRTMGSLALTSKVQYREPFAPVMPGATFAEYGNLEEAKKVIQSGKIAAVFVEPVQGEGGIHSATKEFLQGLRDACDEAGALLVFDEVQCGLGRTGYLWAYEAYGVLPDIMTLAKPLAGGLPIGVVLVTEKVASAINYGDHGTTFGGGPLVCQAALTTLDKIQKPGFLAEVAKKGENFKQLLSTKLSGNAHVKEIRGIGLIVGIELDVPAGPLVDACLDRGVIVLTAGKGNVVRLVPPLIISEKELEQAAEVIRDCLPALDASTS; encoded by the exons ATGAACTCGCTCCAATCCTTCCTCGCCCTcaacccgcccgccgccgccgccctcggcaTCGGCGGCACGCGCCTCCGCCCGTCGCGCGTCACCGCGTGCCtcgccacgcccacgcccacgcccacgcccacgccgccgcccccgacctCCGCGCCCCTcgcccccgccgcgcgccgcgagcTGTCCGCCGCGAGCCGCGCCGTGGTGGAGGACGAGGCGAGGTACATCGTCGGGACGTACAACCGCTCccgcgtcgtcctcgtcgccggccgcggctGCAAGCTGTACGACGCCGACGGGCGCGAGTACCTCGACATGGCCGCCGGCATCGCCGTCAACGCGCTCGGCCACGCCGACCCCGACtgggtcgccgccgtctccgcccaGGCCGCCACCCTCGTCCACGCCAGCAACGTCCAGTACACCGTCCCCCAG GTGGCACTCGCCAAGCGCCTCGTGGAGGCCTCCTTCGCGGACCGCGTCTTCTTCGCCAACACCGGCACGGAGGCCAACGAGGCGGCCATCAAGTTCGCCAGGAAGTACCAGAGGGTGGCGCgccccgacggcgacgcgcccACCGAGTTCATGTCGTTCACCAACTGCTTCCACGGCAGGACCATGGGGTCGCTCGCGCTCACCAGCAAGGTGCAGTACCGGGAGCCGTTCGCCCCGGTGATGCCCGGCGCAACGTTCGCCGAGTACGGGAACCTAGAGGAGGCCAAGAAGGTGATACAGTCTGGCAAAATTGCTGCCGTGTTCGTCGAGCCCGTGCAGGGCGAGGGTGGGATCCATAGTGCCACCAAGGAGTTCTTGCAGGGGCTGCGGGATGCCTGCGATGAGGCTGGAGCTCTCTTGGTCTTTGATGAG GTGCAATGTGGTCTGGGACGCACAGGTTACCTCTGGGCATATGAAGCCTATGGAGTATTACCCGACATTATGACCTTGGCAAAGCCATTGGCCGGTGGTCTCCCCATTGGAGTTGTCTTGGTCACCGAGAAGGTTGCTTCAGCGATAAACTACGGCGACCATGGTACCACATTTGGGGGAGGCCCTCTTGTTTGCCAGGCTGCATTGACCACATTGGACAAGATCCAGAAACCTGGCTTCCTAGCAGAGGTGGCCAAGAAAGGAGAGAACTTCAAGCAGCTTCTCAGTACCAAGCTGAGTGGAAACGCCCATGTGAAAGAGATCCGGGGGATCGGTCTCATCGTCGGCATCGAGCTCGATGTCCCAGCGGGTCCTTTGGTTGATGCGTGCTTGGATCGCGGTGTCATAGTGCTGACAGCCGGTAAAGGCAATGTTGTGAGGCTCGTGCCGCCACTTATCATCTCGGAAAAGGAGCTTGAGCAGGCTGCAGAGGTGATAAGGGACTGTCTACCTGCACTTGATGCCTCTACCTCTTAA